In the Triticum aestivum cultivar Chinese Spring chromosome 2B, IWGSC CS RefSeq v2.1, whole genome shotgun sequence genome, GTCCTCGTCATCGGTGGGcggcagcggcttcggcgcggATCTGGGCGCCTCGCCGCCCTCCACGCCATGCGCTAGGCGCGACCCACCGTCTCCGGCTAGAGATTACATGCCGGCGGGCTGGGTTGTATGGCACCAGCACCTAGCAGCTCCCCGCAGGTACCAGCGCTCGCGCTGCGGCCTCGCCGCCAATGTTAGAGAGCAGGCAAGGTGGTATCCGGCTGCCGCGTAGGAAAGGCTCACGACCGTCTAGGAGGAGCTCACGCCCCGGTCCATCCGCGAGTGTCGAAGCGCAATGCACGCGAGCTCCTCCTCATCCGGGTCGGATGCGCTGGACGAGTCCCCAGTGACGAGCCCCACCCTGTTGATGTTGTTGGATTTGGATCCAGAGCCATCCACGGTGGAGACTGCGGAGGCGATCAGAATGGGAGGGGACGGAGGGGAGCGGAGAGAGCGAGAGAAGTGAGCATATAGTGGGGTTTGAGACTAGGGTTTTGTTCGGAATTGTGGGACAGTTGTGGGGCCGGCACGAGTCATACCGGGCCGAAGGAACGTGACGGCGAAATCCGGGCGTGTCTGGGAGTCCTCATATCCGCTCTAGATTTGAGCCGGATATGGGGAGTGACGACCAGTCAGGGCGTTTGGGCCGGAAATGAGGCGCCCAGTTGGGCGGCGTTTTTTCATCCGGACACTGACCGGGAAGCCCGTCCGAACATTTGGAGTGGGGTTTGGGGTGGTGGGTGTAGATGCTCTATAGTATCTCAATAGTCGGCCTACACACCTGTACACCTGCTTCACTGAAATAAATAATTCCAACTCACTAAGATTAAATGCCTAAATCTTAAAAAAAAACTAAGATTAAATGCCACATCGAAATGTAATTCATTGGACCAATATAAATCTGAAAGCGACAATCGCTTTTATCCAGGAGTGGAATGAATGTAGATTTTTCATTTAGTCACAAATGTTCATATTGTTTTACAAAGGGAAAACCCAATGCTCATCGTTTCCGCAAAGGATGATATCCCCTAGCCTCTGCGTGATCAAACGGTGAAAGTAGTCATCTTTATTGTATAAACCTTTTATTTCCTAGGTATCTCTATAGTGTAAACTTAATGCACAGCATTGGTTAGGAACACAAAACAGCCGCAACCCGAATCTAAGATGAGTCCCATCTGTAAAAAAATGCTACTGTAGTATGGTTTGTTAACCCAGAAGAAATACTAGTATGGTTTTTAAAAAATTGTACTACCAAACTTGGCCTAaattttagtatgattttttaaacAATTTCTGAACTCTTTCTTGTGCTAGTGGGATCTTTGCCGAGGACCCGCCAGAAGGCCAAGTACTCCTACTACGCCAGCAAGGCTACTACCCACACCAATACACAATGACGCCGCTGGCTAAAGAGCTAACAGCATCTACAATCGGAATTGCCTAATACGGCGCGGTCCGTGCACGGATGCCTCCTTGGACAGTGACCGGGCAGGCCTTAAATTTTTCATTTGCAGCCATAATCTCTATTTTCAAAACATCAAATACATGTAAACATATGCACGTCGATCATCTTGGCAAACATAGTTTAGTGCACACAAATACAAATTGTTCATACATAGAATACATAATCCAAACATAGTTCAAATATAAATATTTTTAATAGTGCATAATTGATAAATTAAATTTGCAGCCATAATCTCTATTTTCAAAACATCAAATACATGTAAACATATGCACGTCGATCATCTTGGCAAACATAGTTTAGTGCACACAAATACAAATTGTTCATACATAGAATACATAATCCAAACATAGTTCAAATATAAATATTTTTAATAGTGCATAATTGATAAATTAAAAAGCAAAGCTTGCCGACTTCTAGTGTGGACCCATACATGCTCCACAAGATTATTTAGAAGTTGCATATGCACTTGTTCGGTCTCGTTGTTATCGATGCCTCTCCAAAAAGTTGGCACCACTACTCTACTCTTTTTCTGAGAGGCAGACATGAGTTTCGGGCTTCTCAAAATCATGCGTGCGTGCTACCTCTTCACTCTCATCCTCGACAATCACGTTATGCAAGATTACACAACATGCCATGAGCTGCAAAGTGTCTCCGCTTCCCACACAATCGCAACTCCACGAACCATACCCCAACAAACTTGGAGCACTCCAAATGCCCTTTCCACATCCTTCATAACTGCCTCTTGAATTGTTGCAAAGCGGCTTTGTTTGTTGCCTTGGAGATCAGATATGGTCTTAGCAAACGCCACCCACTAAGAATAGATACCGTCGGCAAGGTAGGACCCCATGGTGTAGTTCTGTACGTTGACGGTGCAGTTACACGGTGGAGCTTCCCATCCTTAAGTCTCTTGAACAAATAAGATCGTtggagcacattgatgtcattgcacAAACCGGGCATGCCAAATCTGGAATTCCTTCTATGCCACTGCTTCAAGTATGATGGTGGCTTCTTTGACGTGACCTTGTTATTGCCCGTGCAAACCTTTTGGGATGTTCTTCCATTGCCAGTGCATGAAATCAAATGGACCTAACATACCTGGGCATCCTCTTGTTGCTCAGTTGCCAACAATTTTTCTGTGTCCTCCACAGTTGGCTCCCTTAGGTACTCTGCTCCAAAGTCCTTCACCATAGTGTGTGCAAATTGCACCGTGATCTGAAGGACCGTGCTCTCTTGCATCTGCGGCCTTTCCCTCAGCAAGCATCCAGAGAGCAGTTCTGCATTTCTGCAGAGGAGAGATGGAAAGTTGGCCACAAAAATACTTCCTCAGCTTGAAGTTGTCATTAGCCTTCTCCATGGCCGTCACTACATTCAAGAACAAATTTCCGTTCATTAGGTAGCGACGTAGAAAGGTAGCGACGTAGAAAGAAACTTTCAGGGAATGTTGGGTCTGCCGTGAAGTAGTCCGTGTATAGAAGCCTTGCACCTGCAATCCTATCCCGTGGAATTATTCTCCGGCCCTTTATGAAACCATTGAAGTTCAAGACGTGCTCCTCTGCCTTCTTTAGctcctcttggatgctcatcatcatTTCAGCTTCCTCATTGTCCGAATCTAGCGAGGCGATGAATTCGTTGAATATGGATTCATTAAGGTTGGGGTTCCCATAGCCATCATTCCACGACGAATCCATTGGTGGCCTATAAATAGTGACCGAAAGAATAAAAATCTGGCTCTAACACTTCATTGAACACATAGAGCATGAGGTGTATATATGGGGGAGTTGGACGTACCGGGCCGGCCTGGTCGATAGCGGTGTGGGTTGCGGTCTCCGGTGGCGAAGGCTTAGGTTGGGGGTGACGACGGAAGTCCAGTGGTGCATGTGCGGACGAGGGCCAACGGAGATGAGGAGAGGACTGGTTAGACAAGGAGGAGCGGATATGGGCGAATAGGCATGGGCCCTAGTTGTCAGTCCGACGTGGCAGACACGTCCGGATATCTCATATCCACCCTAGATATGGGTCAGATATGAAAAGTGTCGGTCAGTCCAgacatttgggctggatatgggacGTGCGGTTGGGTGTTGTTTTTTTTTTTGTCGAGGCAGTCACCGGGCAACCCGCCCACACATTTGGTCGCGTATGGGGTCCAGTTGTAGATTCTCTTGAATAGACTAGCCTGATGCCACGCCGCAAACTCTTTTCACTCCTATCATTTTATCTTGGCTACCCTTTTTTTGAATTTACAGTTGCCAAGTAGCTCATTTTCTCTTCAGTCAACAACATACCCTCTCTACTAATTTTCATCTGTCAATTAGTTCTTCTTTTTGCGGGCATCTGTCAATTAGTTTGCTGCTGGCTCGATCGATCGATCATGTCTATGGACCTGTGGCCACCTACCAGCAGAGGATGTCGCTGGTTCAGATCGAAGTGACCTTACCTGGATGCGCCGTCCGCCAGGCCAAATCGGTCAGCATTTTGCCATTTGTTTCTTTTGTGATTGGTACACCATCCTACCTGTTTTTTTTACCTGAGTTGAAAGATGAATTTTATCCACACCTGATGTGATATACCGACATTTCATATTATAGTTACCACAATATATCGATCCACTGACAGTTAATCCAAATGGATTGGCCGGCCACATCAAATTTACCACCTTGCATGTGTACGTACAATCCTGTCCCATGTCGAATTTGGACTATGCATGGATCTTGTCCATGTCTAACCACCAAATTCTAGCCGGATGTTCATGGATCGTACATGCATGATTCTTTTCAAGGGATCGTCCATGCATGATATCTTGATATGAtcgcattttttttcaaaaagattttGATAGGATAGATTGCATGGTCGGGTTTTTTTACAGCGGATTGCATGGTCGGCTTTTTTTACAGCAGATTGCATGTCCGGCTTGATTTCTCAACTAAATAATTTTCTAGCTTATCTTTATCTGGCTACTTTTTTTTTGCgtgaaaacttccgatctattaatcaactgtcaaggtagtacaaagaacactagaagtaaaaaCTACATCCAGgtctgtagaccacctagcgacgactacaatctctggagcgagccgaaggcgcgccgccgtcatcgcccctccctcgtcggagccgggcaaacattgttgtagtagacagtcgggaagtcgtcgtgctaaggccccataggaccagcgcaccagaacagcaaccgccgccgatgaagagaagtaTAGACTAGAAGGATCCAACCTGCAGACACACAGACGTAGACGAGCGAAGACCGGATCCAgtcggatccaccgaagacaaacgccgaccggatcccatgagatccgccggagacaaacctccacacgccttCCGACGATGCTTGAAACATCACcgggacgggggctaggcggggaggaccttattccatcttcaagaagccgccACCGTCTCATCTTCTTGAGCATGacacaaaacctaacaaaactcaGAAAAgcatctaaaaacggagccctcccgccggcaagggccgggatccaccgtgCCTCCATGATCCGAGGACCAAAGGCGGACCGGCGGCGCCGGCAAGAGGCAAGGAAACCCTAGATGGGAGTTGGGCGTGGGCTGGAGGAGCGAAGGGTTCTTCCGGTAACTGGCCCAAGCCAAGGATATTTCGTATCGGACAAAGTCAAATCTGATATGCTAGACACACAAGTGTGTTGTCTTGTTTGGCTGGCTACTTTTTTTAGACACGAAAATTCATTTTATCTCATGGAGGGGTTTGCGAAATGTTATGACGCGCATTTAAGACGATGTTATAGCTTAATTTGCAGGTTTAAGGATGTTTCTCATGTTCACGAACGGGTTCACGCCATTTATTTATGAATGGAGAGGATTAGATGTGGAGAGGGGAAATTATTTGTTTGTGGCGTGGAGATCGGTCCAATTGGATGCTCAAATGGTCAACACCATACCACTCGACATGAGTGGTGAGCTATctcagaaacaaaaacaaaaaacaaatggtCAACACCATGTTCAATAATATTGCTCAATCACCCGTAGTTTTCTTATTATAAATTGAGGTAGGAATTATTGGTGTATCTAATCATGTCACCTTGCTTGCACACATGAGCTAGAGTAGAGCTAGCCAGACATCTGGCCTGCCAAGTACGCATTTatatttatttattacaaatcaATATTAATAATAATAGCCATATTTTTTTGCCCTACGAGTTAAAATTACATTGTAGCTTTCCGTATGGTAACCTATTTTTTGCGATTTTCATATAGAGCATGACTGGCACCACCGGCGGAGCTACGTTGTGGCCGAATAGGCCATCGACCACCCAGACTTTTAGCAAAATTACAAAACTATACATAGGATCAGCCCGTGAATACAAAGCACTACAAGATTGCAGCCTAGACTTAAGGTCAGTTTCAGTCTGGCCCGCCCAACTTTGTATTTGTAGCCCCGCCACTGATGACTGGTTAatatgttttttcatgaaaatttcaagaGTAAATTTCTATTTTCCATAATTATGTGTGTGATATCAACAAACGCACTCTCTGTGTGTGTGCATCCACCGGCCTGTGGACAGAGATTCTCTAGCTTACATCACCTGGTTTTTGAAGTGCCTAGCATGTGGACCTACATGTCAGCCACTGCAAATTTAGGTGACTCGATGGACTCGCATGCCAGTCACTACAAATTTAGGTGACTCGGAGGATCTCAGTCTCCAACCTGCACACCTTATTCCATTTTCATGGAGCTGATACTGCCTCGCCTGCTTATAGGAAACCCTAGCCATCGAGGGGAAGGAGAAAAAAAAACCTGAAGGGAAATTTTGAATTTTGTTGTGTAAACTTGATGCACCACATTAAGTTAAGATCACAGAACAACCACAAAACGAGTCTAAAATGGCGTCCCATCTAGAGAGGAAAAAAACAACTACAATAATTGAGTGATTGGACCGAAATGGATCTGAGAGTCACTAGTATCACTTTTAATTTAATACAGACGCTTTGTGGGCTAATTAGTTATTTACCTGGTGTAATCAACCATGCATGTAAATGGAATACTAATTTCGATAGTTGAAAGAATCGTCAACTATGTAAAATGGTTTTTTAACAGAATCTGGGATATTAAGAAGATGATAAGGCATCTCAAACACAATAAAATTTACATCGAGATTTCTAGGCCACTAAAAGAGCATCGTCGCTGCTAGAACAAGAGCAAGAGGTAGCCGTCGCTCCTACATGGGAGCCGTCTGACATTGACGATGACAGGTTGGAATCCTTGTGTGGATGTGTCCCTTAGGACCGATAAATAGGAGCCGTAGTCGTCGCAGATAGACGCTTGATTTGGTCCAAAGATCTGGCACCAAATCTTACCATACGTACGTACGCATAACAAAAGATTGTAATAAATAATTAATATAATCGATTAGTGAATGTGGGAAGAAAACGGCGTCAATAATTGCGCTTGGTGCGGCCTCCTCACAGGATGCGTTGCGGGCACAATCAATAATTTCTGGCCAAGCAGCAGCGGAACAAGTTTGATTTGATTCATCCATGGAGGATGGAATCATGGGATCGTGGCGTGGCTGGCTAAGCGGGACACGTACGCATGTTTACTGTCTGACAAGAGAAGACGATCGGCCATGTGTCAGCGTGCATGTCATGCGACGTACGTCTACTCATACTGGGCCTGGCCACGCGGCGTACCTACACTACACTGGACAGAAACGCAGTAACGTGCTGGAATCATCTCAACGACAAATACGTACGTACTATATAAACTGGTTTATTAGTGTGTGGCTTATCTGTCTACACACCAAAGAAAATcatttcccccgcaaaaaaaaaaagaaaatcatTTCAAGAAAGAGAGGCACACAAGAAAGAAAGATTGATTTTTGTAGTACAaaatcgatcgatcgatcgatcaatCAATGGTTTGAGTTTCCGGCGCCGGGGTGGTCAAATCCTCATCTCCTATCTCCTCAATCCTTGGCTTTGCTTGGTTTGGGTGGTTGCCTGGTTTGGGTTGGGTGATTGTCAGCTGAGGGGGAGGTGACGAGACACCGACACGATCGAGTAGCTACCGGCCAGCCTCCGCTCGCTCTCTTGGATTGGACGGGTTattcgtcgtcttcttcttctcctgctcCTATTTCTTCCCTGCTCTGCTCCGTTGCTCCATTGCTGCTGCTTCTGCCGGTTCCATCTCCGTCTTCTTCTCCCTCGCCGGCGACAATCCTAGCAGACCAGATCTGTTGCTCCATCGGCTGCTGCTTGTTCCAACTCCGGCTCCGGCCACAGCCATCGGCGGCGACGACGATCCCATTTCGTTtcgtttccccttgtgatttttgGTCCTCCCAGGCGACCAAGCTGCAAAGGTGAGTAAGTTCATCTCCGCGCCAGCACTTCCATTCTTTCTTCTTTAcaatctactactactactactactttgtTAATTTGTAGACTGAATCAATTGAATCTCTCGCTGTATCAAGGAAAAATGATGACATCCATTTCCTCCCTCTTAATTTCCATACATACACTCTGAAACTTTTACTCTGAATGAATATGATGAACATTCCTCCAATTCAGATGCAGTAATCCCTCGACCCCATCAACTGCATCAATCACCACTGCTCCTCTAGTCGATTCGTTCATCCGTATCGATAACTACTCTTTTAATATATCTTCCACTTCCTTCCAGtttacacaagcaagcaaggggaGCAATCAGTCAGGCAGGCAGGAAATTCTTCAGCCTGCTGACTGACTAACTGACATACATGCACAACAAGGGGGCCATCTGAGCTTAATTTCAGTAATTTCGCCATGAACAACAATACACTCATCATcaccaccagcaccagcaccagcagtaTCACTAGGTATGTGTGTCTGTCATCTCCTTTTCCCTCCTCCTAATCCTGCATCCCATCCCTAGTAGCTACTCTATATATGTTTGGTTCTGAGGTGATAATATACATGTATCTGTATCTGTATCTGCTGTTGCAGGGAGGGCAGCGTCGACGGTAAACACAACCGTGTCCATTTCCTGCTGCCGGCGTACCAAGCAACCGCCAAGCATGCCGACGACTCTGACGGTGCCGCTGAATTCACCGGCGCCGAGGAGGGTGATGCCGTCTGGGTGCCGCCAGAGGCGGCCAGCAACGATGATGATACCAAACATTTGGATGTGCACAcaaatgatgatgatgacgacgacgacgatgatgatgaatgGCATGATGGTATCAGTTGGGGGCAGCCGAGCTCCAGTGACTCTGAACCCAGCCCGAGTCCTAGCCCCAGGGAGGAGCGGCACACGGGGATGCTCAAGGCCATGGACAGGCAGCTCAAGATGCTCACCACCCGGTTCCTAGCGTCCGCCGGCATCTCCTTGCCACGGGAAGACGACAGCGGCGAGGGCTGGCTCGACATCGTCACCGCCCTGTCCTGGGAGGCTGCTCTGCTCATCAAGCCTGACGGCAAGGCCGGAAATGAAATGGACCCTGGGTCTTATATCAAGGTCAAGCGCATCGCCTCCGGCACCCGGCGACAGTGGTAACAAACATATACCAGTCTCCTAATTACAAGCCATATATGTATGCTGATCGACACCGGATCATCGTTGCGGCAATAGAGTGCTCTGATGGAGCTGTTTATGTCATGTTTGCAGTGAGGTTATCAACGGGTTGGTCTTCAGGAAGTATGCAGCTCACAAGcacatgcccaccaagtgccacaACCCCAAGCTGCTGCTGCTCGGAGGCACCCTCGGGGACTCCGATGTCGGCCTCTCATCATTTGATTCCATGGGACAGGTTTGAACTACATATATATGATTTTTCTTCAAATACTGAATCCGTATTTTTTTGTATGTCAGAGATGATTTATGCTCTTTCCTGAAACACAACTTGAGAGGGTCTTTTTGTATCTTCTTTACCAGGAAAAGGACCATTTGGAAAAGGCTATCAGCCTAGTGATGGAGAAATGTGCTCCAGATGTCATCCTGGTGGAGAAAACAGTTTCGCGGGACATACAGGAGCTTCTACTGAACCAGGGTGTCACTCTGGTGCTCGATATGAAGCTTGACCGGTTGCAGAGAATTGCACGCTGCTCTGGATCTCCTATAGTCTCTGTTTTAGACATCATGACCACGACGAAGCTGAAGCAGTGCGATTACTTCCACATTGAAAAGGTCACGGAGGAGCATAATGGTGGTGAGGGCGGGAAGCGGCCGTTGAAAACGTTGATGTTCTTGGAAGGCTTTCCCAGGCCGTTGGGATGCACGGTATATACAGGATTCATTCAGTGTCAAAAGATATATATAAGATTCATTCATGTTGAATCTATTTCATGAAGCCATTATAAATTTTGCTTTCTGCAGATATTATTGCGAGGAGCAAATAGCGACGAACTGAAGAAAGTCAAGCAAGTCATACTCCACACAGTGTTTGCCGCGTACCACCTGGTTCTTGAGGCATCCTTCTTTGAAGATCAGAGGGTATTCTTGACTGATACAAATGCTCCAAACTCTGTTGGTATGAACGAAGGGCCATCATTTCCTGTCAGTCATCCAGAGAATGATGTCAGCTGTAACAAATCACTGGAGCGTAGTTCTGATGCAGAGACAAGTACTGCTCATTCTGCAAATTCAGATGCCTTACACTCACCGACGGATGGCTGCTCGAGTGAGCTCATGGAGGGTGCAAGTAGAAccgtccattcaaatcatgcacttCCTTCTGAAAAAATGCTAGTGTCATCGGTCTCGGGGTCACTGAGAGGATTCATCGATAAATTCCGCCGTCAGAATATTTATCTACCTGTCACTTCTCAAGAGACAGCTGATAACCAGAAAGAAGGAACACCTGAGCTCAATCAACAAGTACCAAGTGAAGGTCTTCATGCCGTGGTAACGACAGATGGACCAGTTGATTCCGGTGAGTACACGGACAGTTTAAAAGATTTCCAGAAACAAACAGATCAACAAATGATACATGAGCAATTGTCAGTTGCATTTGAAAATGAGGAGGAACACAGCACCCCTTACTGTGAAGAGAAAACCTTACACAATGACGAGGCTGACGACGTGTTGGATTCTCAGAGCATACTGATTTTGATGTCTAGCCAATGCATCGCAAAACAGGTCATTTGTGAGCAGAGTCATCTGTCCCGGATAAATTATTATGGAAATTTTGATGTCTCCTTAGGACGATATTTGCAAGACATTTTGCAGAATCAGGTAACGCTGTTGTTATACTATCCCTCTTATGTTGAGCAATCTAGATAATATTTTTCATGGATAATTTATTTTCACTGGTAATCTCCTTctacttttgttttctttttgtacATGTCTCTTTTAATGAAAAGAATCAGTAGGGATCCTTTCTtactgtttgctcaaaaaaaaaagATGATTTATTGTTTTACATTATGCTCTCTGGGCTATCCCTGTCAGCTGCACAAATTTGGTACTTACAACTGCTCATGATTCCTGAATATTTATTTGTGGCAGAACCTAAGCTGTTTCTCATGTGGAGAACCTCCAGAGGCTCACATGTATTCTTACACCCACCGTGACGGTAATCTGACCGTTCTTGTGAAGCGTTTGCTGCCTGAGCATCGCTTGTCTGGTGAATCCAAAGGGAAAATTTGGATGTGGACTAGATGCCTAAGATGTGAGCAGGAAAGCGGAATATCCAAATCATCTCGAAGAGTGATGATGTCGGCCGAGGCACGGAATCTCTCATTCGGGAAGTTCCTTGAACTCAGCTTTTCAAGCCACTCTGCTGATAGAAGGCTATCAGTATGTGGACACTCGGTAAACAGGGACTGCTTGCGCTTTTTTGGGTATACACACGCACCCGTTAGCATTTTATTTGAAATGATTCAAGAAGTTGTTTTCTATTTGTCTAAAAATTTTGTTGTCAAACttttttcttgcaaaaataatatTGATAAAATTTTCTTCCTTTTGGTATGGGATCTGTCAACTTCAGGCTGGGCTCCAAAGTTGCAATGTTTCAGTATTCATCGGTCGAAATATACAACGCCTGCAAGCCACAACAAACCCTCCAGTTCCATAATCCCAGTACACATGAGTTGTTCGAGCAACAGGGGAGAAATGTATGTACAGTTTTTATTTgcttcttttattttatttcatgGTCACCTTATATACCAACCTTCTGAGTTCACTCTAATGCCTCTGTCGTGTTCCTTTAGGTTCTTGCCAGAGGAGTTACCATTTTCACTGAAGTTGAAAACATAATAGAGCACATGAAGAATCAGTTTCCTGAGGTGGTGATCAACTGCGGCGCCTTCCTTCCCGTTAAAGAGTTTTCTCAACTCGAAGAGATGTTGGTTAAAGAGAAGGCCGAGTTTGTGGTAAGCTGCATGCCCCTTTTATTGTTACTTTTATTTAATGAAGTTACTCATGATTTCTGGTAATCGTTATTTTTCTGATTGTCCATTGATAATTTGATACCATCATGCAGGATTTTCTCATGAAGGCTTTTGATCGGCATGGGATGTCTAGGTCCTCGGTGCATGAGATTCTTGATGTAAATTGGCTCTATCAGGACCTTCTGCTTGGACAGTACGTCTGGGACCGTCGGTTGCATGGACTTCTACTTTGTAAATCTGCTGGAAAAGAAAGAATGAGTAACAGCATGAAGAAGGTGACTATTGAACTTACTCATGACCGAATGGTAACTGGAGCCGAGGCCGATGATATCGCCGAGGGCACCAGCAGCCAACTATCATTGGAGAATGGATCTATTGAGCCAGTTCAGTTTGGTGAACTGGGGGTGAACAGACATTCATCAGCACTGACTGATGAAGCCCATCAGGATAGGCATTACGAAAAGCAAGATAGCGGAAAGATGTCACCTTCCGGAACATCAGATAGATTGGATGCTCAGGGGCAGAGAAATGGTCCAATTTTACAACGTACGATGTCCTTTAAGCAAGGTATTCAACAATTCAGAGTTTCAGAATGGGAGGACAGGGAGAGATGGGTCTGGAGTCCCCTTAGTGAGTTAAGATTGGCTTACAGGAAGGAGCTTCAGGCTGGATGCTTGGACAAATTTGAGCTTGTTAACCGCTATTCGCCATCTCATTTACCACCCTTGCACAAACAATCTGCTGAAGAGGCGCCCTCTCCGCGGTTCGTCGTTGGTCCGGGTGGCAATGTCTTGTCTGTATCAGAGGATGAGATATCCAGCATAGTCTCCCGTGCTCTCGCCATATCCGAGGACCGTCGCCACCTACTGGATTCTATTGTCGAGAGTCATGCATCGGACACTCCTAGCATGTTATCCGAATGTTCCTCTTCCGCCTCTTCATCATCCTGGTCATCTGAATCTtcagattctgaagcaggcttttTGTCCGACGAACTGTACAACTACGACAGCTCGCTCCTATCATCCTCTCTCCATCCGGAGATATCTGTCAATGGGAAAGCAAATCTCAAAGGAAAATATTCAGTTATATGTGTGCACGCTAATCAGTTTTACACTCTTAGACAGAAATGCTGTCCATCCGAGCTTGCATATGTCGCTTCCATAAGCCGGTGCAAGAAATGGAACGCGCAAGGCGGAAAGAGCAAGGCTTTCTTTGCGAAAACAATGGATGGCAGGTTCATCGTCAAGCAAATACAGAAGACGGAGTTCGAGTCTTTCATAGAATTTGCCCCTGATTACTTTAAGCATGTTTACCACTCTCTCGACACCGGGAGCCAAACCTGCCTTGCCAAAATTCTAGGCATCTATCAGGTATTTTACATCAATATATGGAGCataatttccatttttcttcttctgatGTGCATGTGTTTTTACAGTGTGAGTGTCC is a window encoding:
- the LOC123047612 gene encoding putative 1-phosphatidylinositol-3-phosphate 5-kinase FAB1D, encoding MNNNTLIITTSTSTSSITREGSVDGKHNRVHFLLPAYQATAKHADDSDGAAEFTGAEEGDAVWVPPEAASNDDDTKHLDVHTNDDDDDDDDDDEWHDGISWGQPSSSDSEPSPSPSPREERHTGMLKAMDRQLKMLTTRFLASAGISLPREDDSGEGWLDIVTALSWEAALLIKPDGKAGNEMDPGSYIKVKRIASGTRRQCEVINGLVFRKYAAHKHMPTKCHNPKLLLLGGTLGDSDVGLSSFDSMGQEKDHLEKAISLVMEKCAPDVILVEKTVSRDIQELLLNQGVTLVLDMKLDRLQRIARCSGSPIVSVLDIMTTTKLKQCDYFHIEKVTEEHNGGEGGKRPLKTLMFLEGFPRPLGCTILLRGANSDELKKVKQVILHTVFAAYHLVLEASFFEDQRVFLTDTNAPNSVGMNEGPSFPVSHPENDVSCNKSLERSSDAETSTAHSANSDALHSPTDGCSSELMEGASRTVHSNHALPSEKMLVSSVSGSLRGFIDKFRRQNIYLPVTSQETADNQKEGTPELNQQVPSEGLHAVVTTDGPVDSGEYTDSLKDFQKQTDQQMIHEQLSVAFENEEEHSTPYCEEKTLHNDEADDVLDSQSILILMSSQCIAKQVICEQSHLSRINYYGNFDVSLGRYLQDILQNQNLSCFSCGEPPEAHMYSYTHRDGNLTVLVKRLLPEHRLSGESKGKIWMWTRCLRCEQESGISKSSRRVMMSAEARNLSFGKFLELSFSSHSADRRLSVCGHSVNRDCLRFFGLGSKVAMFQYSSVEIYNACKPQQTLQFHNPSTHELFEQQGRNVLARGVTIFTEVENIIEHMKNQFPEVVINCGAFLPVKEFSQLEEMLVKEKAEFVDFLMKAFDRHGMSRSSVHEILDVNWLYQDLLLGQYVWDRRLHGLLLCKSAGKERMSNSMKKVTIELTHDRMVTGAEADDIAEGTSSQLSLENGSIEPVQFGELGVNRHSSALTDEAHQDRHYEKQDSGKMSPSGTSDRLDAQGQRNGPILQRTMSFKQGIQQFRVSEWEDRERWVWSPLSELRLAYRKELQAGCLDKFELVNRYSPSHLPPLHKQSAEEAPSPRFVVGPGGNVLSVSEDEISSIVSRALAISEDRRHLLDSIVESHASDTPSMLSECSSSASSSSWSSESSDSEAGFLSDELYNYDSSLLSSSLHPEISVNGKANLKGKYSVICVHANQFYTLRQKCCPSELAYVASISRCKKWNAQGGKSKAFFAKTMDGRFIVKQIQKTEFESFIEFAPDYFKHVYHSLDTGSQTCLAKILGIYQVKQIRHGKEVKIDLMVMENLLFGHNVSRIYDLKGAVFSRYIADSSDPHTVYLDQNFVEDMRVSPIYIGGRTKHLLQRAIWNDTSFLTSVNVMDYSLLVGVDEQNHEFVLGIIDYLRQYTWDKQLETWAKTSLVVPKNESPTVISPREYKKRFRKFMAKYFLTVPDDWTTAKKSSGTCKYCARGNCNLTKIDSQKPHHQTETCSIQ